CAAAGAGGGGCGCTCTGTCGAGGATATCGCCACCACCTTCGGCTTGCCCGACCTGATGGTCCGCCGCGTGCTGGCGCTCGGCAATCTGCTGCCGCGCATCCGCACACTCTATGCGCGCGAGGACATCGACATCGCCACTGTCCGCCATTTGACCTTGGCGAGCAAGCGCCAGCAGCAGGACTGGTTGAAGCTGGTCGATGATCCGACGACGCGCGCGCCAGTCGGCGCGCAGGTCAAGGCATGGCTGCTCGGCGGGCAGTCGATTGCGGCGAGCCTTGCTTTGTTCGACGTGGACACGAGCGGCGTCGTGACGGTCGCCGACCTGTTCGGCGAGGATCGTTATTTCGCCGATGCGAGCGCGTTCTGGACCGCACAGGACGCGGCGATCGCGGCGCGGTGCGACATCTATCTCGCCCAAGGCTGGGGCGAGGTGGTGATCGTTCCGGCGAGCGCGCATTTCCATAGTTGGGAATATGAGAGAGCCGGCAAGCGCAAGGGTGGGCGGATCTATGTCGATGTCCGCGCGACCGGCGAAGTAACCTTCCATGAAGGCTATGTCAGCCGCAGGGAGGCTGAGCGTGCGGTGCGCGGGATGACCGCAACGGGCGAGAAACCCAAGCGCGCCGAGATCACCTCCGCTGGTCAGACCTATGTCGATCTGCACCGCCACGCCGCCGTTCGTGCGGCACTGACGGCGCATCCCGGCGTGGCGCTGCGGCTGATGGTCGCGCATCTGATCATTGGCTCGCCGCTCTGGACCGTGCGTCGCGAACCGCAAGGGGCACGCGATGATGCCACCCGCGAGAGCGTCGAGAATTGCACCGGGGAGACGCGGTTCGACGAGCGTCGTCGCGCGGTGCTGGCGCTGCTTGGCATGGACCCCGAGCGCGCCACGGTGACCGGTAGCAATGGCGATGATTACGGGCTGGTCCGGTTGTTCCTGCGCTTGCTCGACTTGCCCGAGCCTGCGCTCGGCGACGTGATCGCGGTGGCGATGGGCGAGACGCTCGCCGCTGGCGGCGCGGCGGTCGAGGCGGTCGGGCTGACCCTCAACATCGACATGGCGCAGTGGTGGCAGGCCGATACGGCGTTCTTCGATCTCGTGCGCGACAAGGAGGTGCTGCGTGCGATGGTCGCCGAGGTGGCGGGCGAGGCGGTTGCCCAGGCCAATGCCAAGGAGAAGGGCG
This portion of the Sphingomonas sp. So64.6b genome encodes:
- a CDS encoding ParB/RepB/Spo0J family partition protein, which produces MKLDFIPLGKLSVSKANMRYGKKVPDVSDLLPSVRKRGVIQPVLVRPNCAPDCFEIVAGRRRFTAACLVADEVRAAGGEAEADDNLLPCAILDTSDDADAVEASLIENVARLDPDEVTRWEAFTRLVKEGRSVEDIATTFGLPDLMVRRVLALGNLLPRIRTLYAREDIDIATVRHLTLASKRQQQDWLKLVDDPTTRAPVGAQVKAWLLGGQSIAASLALFDVDTSGVVTVADLFGEDRYFADASAFWTAQDAAIAARCDIYLAQGWGEVVIVPASAHFHSWEYERAGKRKGGRIYVDVRATGEVTFHEGYVSRREAERAVRGMTATGEKPKRAEITSAGQTYVDLHRHAAVRAALTAHPGVALRLMVAHLIIGSPLWTVRREPQGARDDATRESVENCTGETRFDERRRAVLALLGMDPERATVTGSNGDDYGLVRLFLRLLDLPEPALGDVIAVAMGETLAAGGAAVEAVGLTLNIDMAQWWQADTAFFDLVRDKEVLRAMVAEVAGEAVAQANAKEKGVTLKRIVTDHLGGLGGRSRVEHWVPKWMAFPPAAYTGRDGVGTVKANATVAAAKAADEPDPTAPAGAALSPEPGDGKGGGEGERAANDDQETQEGAAA